The Halococcus agarilyticus genome includes a region encoding these proteins:
- a CDS encoding acc operon protein — MTELAAAIPDDADSGEAAAIAAALGAHLRDEAAAAAEATTDDEPSWEGGRWRFAGRVSQLQHRDVRVPLDAPTDPWAAAGRTDRL; from the coding sequence ATGACGGAACTCGCGGCCGCGATCCCCGACGACGCCGATTCGGGCGAGGCCGCCGCGATCGCCGCGGCGCTCGGGGCACATCTCCGCGACGAGGCCGCCGCGGCCGCCGAGGCAACGACGGACGATGAGCCCTCGTGGGAGGGGGGCCGGTGGCGGTTCGCGGGGCGCGTCTCGCAGTTGCAGCACCGCGACGTGCGCGTTCCGCTCGACGCGCCGACCGATCCGTGGGCCGCCGCCGGACGGACCGATCGGCTGTAG
- a CDS encoding acyl-CoA carboxylase subunit beta — MTDDYEDPIEELRARKRAAELGGGEERIESQHEKGKMTARERIDYFLDDDTFHEFDQLRTHRSTNFDMDERQIPGDGVVTGYGDVDGRTVFVFAHDFTVFGGSLGEVFAQKVCKVMDEAMEVGAPIIGLNDSAGARIQEGIDSLAGYAEVFHRNQQASGVVPQISAIMGPCAGGAVYSPAITDFIFMVEETSHMFITGPDVIETVTGEEVSFEELGGASTHTGESGVAHFSEADEKQALDDIRRLLSYLPQNNVEDPPRVDPWDDPDRQDDELKDLVPDAPRKPYDITAVIERIVDEGSFFSVADSYARNLVTAFARLDGRPVGVVANQPRVNAGTLDIDASLKGSRFVRFCDAFNIPLVTFVDVPGFMPGTDQEKGGIIKHGAKLLYAYSEATVPLLTVITRKAYGGAYDVMASKHIDADVNYAWPTAEIAVMGPQGAVNVLYDDELDAADDTEARREELIDEYRDTFANPYTAAERGFVDDVIEPHTTRPVLIDDLEMLSNKRKSGPDRKHGNIPL, encoded by the coding sequence ATGACGGACGATTACGAGGATCCCATCGAGGAGCTTCGAGCACGAAAGCGCGCCGCCGAACTCGGTGGTGGCGAGGAGCGCATCGAATCCCAACACGAGAAGGGCAAGATGACCGCGCGCGAGCGGATCGACTACTTCCTCGACGACGACACCTTCCACGAGTTCGATCAGCTTCGAACACATCGTTCGACCAACTTCGATATGGACGAGCGCCAGATTCCGGGTGACGGCGTCGTGACGGGCTACGGCGATGTCGACGGCCGGACGGTGTTCGTGTTTGCCCACGATTTCACCGTCTTCGGCGGCTCGCTCGGCGAAGTGTTCGCTCAGAAGGTCTGCAAGGTGATGGACGAGGCGATGGAGGTCGGCGCACCGATCATCGGCCTCAACGATTCGGCGGGCGCACGCATCCAGGAGGGGATCGACTCCCTGGCCGGCTACGCCGAGGTGTTCCATCGCAACCAGCAGGCTTCGGGAGTGGTGCCCCAGATCTCGGCGATCATGGGGCCCTGCGCTGGCGGTGCGGTCTACTCGCCCGCGATCACGGACTTCATCTTCATGGTCGAGGAGACCTCTCACATGTTCATCACCGGCCCGGACGTGATCGAGACCGTCACCGGGGAGGAGGTCTCCTTCGAGGAGCTCGGTGGCGCGTCGACTCATACCGGCGAGAGCGGCGTCGCCCACTTCTCCGAGGCCGACGAGAAGCAGGCGCTCGACGACATCCGACGGCTGCTCTCGTATCTCCCGCAGAACAACGTCGAGGACCCGCCGCGCGTCGACCCGTGGGACGATCCCGACCGCCAGGACGACGAACTCAAAGACCTCGTTCCCGACGCGCCCCGGAAACCCTACGACATCACGGCGGTCATCGAGCGGATCGTCGACGAGGGGTCGTTCTTCTCGGTCGCGGATTCCTATGCCAGAAACCTCGTGACCGCGTTCGCGCGGCTCGACGGCCGGCCGGTCGGCGTGGTCGCGAACCAGCCCCGCGTGAACGCCGGCACGCTCGACATCGACGCCTCGCTCAAGGGTTCGCGGTTCGTCCGCTTTTGCGACGCGTTCAACATCCCGCTCGTGACCTTCGTCGACGTGCCCGGCTTCATGCCCGGCACCGACCAGGAGAAAGGCGGGATCATCAAACACGGCGCGAAGCTCCTCTACGCCTACTCCGAGGCCACGGTCCCCCTCCTCACTGTGATCACCAGGAAGGCCTACGGCGGCGCGTACGACGTGATGGCGTCGAAACACATCGACGCCGACGTGAACTACGCGTGGCCCACCGCGGAGATCGCCGTGATGGGTCCCCAGGGCGCGGTCAACGTGCTCTACGACGACGAACTCGACGCGGCCGACGACACCGAGGCCCGCCGCGAGGAGCTGATCGACGAGTACCGTGACACCTTCGCGAACCCCTACACGGCGGCCGAACGCGGGTTCGTCGACGACGTGATCGAACCGCACACCACCCGTCCGGTGCTGATCGACGACCTCGAAATGCTGTCGAACAAGCGCAAATCCGGCCCCGACCGGAAACACGGGAACATCCCGCTGTGA
- a CDS encoding sodium-dependent transporter, with protein MPERETWATRLGFLLAAIGSAVGLGNIWRFPFITSENGGAAFLVVYLLAVLVIGLPAILAEFVIGRRANTSAIGAFRKLGRPGWWFVGAVGVIAAFWTLSYYSVIGGWVIRYIGGSVTGNALAAPEGYFGAISVGLSSVGTHAVFMLITIGIVALGIEDGIELATKVMVPAVVVMLVGLAAFAATLPGASEGYAFFLNPDFDVVISNFRDVLPDAFGQALFSLSLGFSVMITYASYLGEDDSLPVDGFSIAISNTAIGVLAGLVVLPLLFAQGIEAGAGGPGAVFVAIPTALSELPGGGLVGQAVGVVFFGVILIAALSSAISLLEAVVAYLVDNYGFSRLPTAAGLGGIIFALGIPSAYDTAWLNWFDGIGVTLLLPLAVLLVVVFVGWVLGRDAIDELRTGSTSGSLAPIWLWWLRTVVLAVVVIVVALNLWDLFATPETGYYIVPGPLR; from the coding sequence ATGCCAGAACGCGAAACCTGGGCGACGAGACTCGGCTTCCTCCTCGCGGCGATCGGTAGCGCGGTGGGGTTGGGCAACATCTGGCGCTTTCCGTTCATCACTTCGGAAAACGGCGGGGCGGCCTTTCTGGTCGTCTACCTCCTCGCGGTGTTGGTGATCGGGCTGCCGGCGATCCTCGCGGAGTTCGTGATCGGCCGGCGGGCGAACACCAGCGCGATCGGGGCCTTCCGGAAGCTCGGCCGGCCGGGCTGGTGGTTCGTCGGCGCGGTCGGCGTGATCGCGGCCTTTTGGACCCTCTCGTACTACAGCGTGATCGGCGGCTGGGTGATCCGATACATCGGCGGTAGCGTCACCGGCAACGCGCTCGCCGCGCCCGAGGGGTATTTCGGGGCGATCTCCGTGGGCCTGTCGTCGGTCGGCACCCACGCGGTCTTCATGCTCATCACGATCGGGATCGTCGCGCTCGGGATCGAGGACGGGATCGAGCTCGCGACGAAGGTGATGGTCCCCGCGGTCGTCGTGATGCTCGTCGGGCTCGCGGCCTTCGCGGCGACGCTGCCCGGTGCAAGTGAGGGCTACGCCTTTTTCCTCAATCCCGACTTCGACGTCGTCATCTCGAACTTCAGGGACGTACTCCCCGACGCGTTCGGCCAGGCGCTCTTTAGCCTCTCGCTCGGGTTCAGCGTGATGATCACCTACGCCTCCTATCTCGGCGAGGACGACAGTCTCCCGGTCGACGGGTTCTCGATCGCGATTTCGAACACCGCCATCGGCGTGCTCGCCGGGCTCGTGGTGCTCCCGCTGCTGTTCGCCCAGGGAATCGAGGCCGGCGCAGGCGGTCCCGGCGCGGTGTTCGTCGCCATCCCGACCGCGCTCTCCGAACTTCCCGGCGGCGGACTGGTGGGTCAGGCGGTCGGCGTCGTCTTCTTCGGCGTCATTCTGATCGCGGCGCTGTCCTCGGCGATCAGCCTGCTCGAAGCGGTCGTCGCCTATCTCGTCGACAACTACGGGTTCTCGCGGCTCCCGACCGCGGCGGGACTCGGCGGGATCATCTTCGCGCTCGGGATTCCCTCGGCGTACGACACCGCGTGGCTCAACTGGTTCGACGGGATCGGCGTCACCCTCCTCCTCCCGCTCGCCGTGTTGCTCGTGGTGGTGTTCGTCGGCTGGGTGCTCGGCCGCGACGCGATCGACGAGCTCCGGACGGGATCGACGAGCGGCTCGCTCGCGCCGATCTGGCTCTGGTGGCTCCGGACGGTGGTTCTCGCCGTGGTCGTGATCGTCGTCGCGCTCAACCTCTGGGACCTGTTCGCCACGCCCGAGACGGGCTACTACATCGTCCCTGGACCGCTCCGATAA
- a CDS encoding SDR family oxidoreductase, with protein sequence MPTDFDLDDRVVLVTGASGALGSGICERFQAAGATVCAIDLVTPDDDDSLLDAEGVEFYEADFTDEADVERVVEAIVDEHGELDALCNIAGTWRGGQPIDETDTDEFGMVFDVNLRTMFLGSKHAIPHLRDSDGAIVSVSAKSSLEGGEGDGPYRAAKAGVRLLTETIAEENRGELRANAIMPKVIDTPANRDMMPDADHESWPTPAEIAEVVCFLCSDAAGVTSGAAVPVYGEA encoded by the coding sequence ATGCCGACCGATTTCGACCTCGACGATCGAGTCGTGCTCGTCACGGGCGCGAGCGGTGCGCTCGGCAGCGGGATCTGCGAGCGCTTTCAGGCCGCTGGCGCGACCGTCTGTGCGATCGATCTCGTCACGCCCGACGACGATGACTCGCTGCTCGACGCCGAGGGTGTGGAGTTCTACGAGGCCGACTTCACCGACGAGGCCGATGTCGAGCGCGTCGTGGAGGCGATCGTCGACGAACACGGCGAGCTCGACGCGCTGTGCAACATCGCGGGGACGTGGCGCGGCGGCCAGCCGATCGATGAAACCGATACTGACGAGTTCGGGATGGTGTTCGACGTCAACCTCCGGACGATGTTCCTCGGCTCGAAACACGCCATCCCACATCTCCGGGATTCGGATGGCGCGATCGTCTCTGTGTCGGCAAAATCGTCGCTCGAAGGCGGCGAGGGCGACGGGCCGTATCGTGCGGCGAAGGCGGGCGTCCGGCTGCTGACCGAGACCATCGCCGAAGAGAACCGGGGCGAGCTGCGCGCGAACGCGATCATGCCGAAGGTGATCGACACGCCCGCGAACCGCGACATGATGCCCGACGCCGACCACGAGAGCTGGCCGACGCCCGCGGAGATCGCCGAGGTCGTTTGCTTCCTGTGTAGCGACGCGGCCGGCGTCACGAGCGGCGCGGCGGTCCCGGTGTACGGGGAAGCGTAA
- a CDS encoding NADPH:quinone reductase, which translates to MRAVRFREYGGPEVLGVDEVDRPEPAGHEILVAIHAAGVNPVDTYFREGSYEPFELPMTPGVDLAGEVAAVGEYVDGFSEGDRVYATGLGRDHHGGYAEYATVPEDRIVRLPDGVDTTAAGGAGVAAVTAWRALIDHADLEPGESCLVHGGSGGVGHAAVQLAAATGAHVVTTAAPEYHDRLHELGADAVFDYSRDDLADAVREASTERAGAAGEGVDVILDHRLDDYLQFDADVAATGARVVGIGEHDPTVGLENDGVARSKDVSYQFMSMFNTPDLRVGLRRIAYLMAEDDLTVDVAREYDLDEADEAQRAVLEDSFLGKLVLVP; encoded by the coding sequence ATGCGCGCCGTTCGTTTCCGCGAGTACGGCGGACCCGAGGTACTGGGAGTCGACGAGGTCGATCGGCCGGAACCCGCAGGCCACGAGATACTGGTCGCAATCCACGCCGCCGGCGTCAACCCCGTCGACACCTACTTCCGTGAGGGATCGTACGAGCCGTTCGAGCTGCCGATGACGCCTGGCGTCGACCTCGCCGGCGAGGTCGCTGCCGTCGGCGAGTACGTCGACGGGTTCTCGGAGGGTGATCGAGTCTACGCCACCGGTCTCGGCCGGGATCACCACGGCGGCTACGCCGAATACGCGACCGTTCCCGAGGATCGGATCGTTCGTCTCCCCGACGGGGTCGACACGACCGCGGCCGGCGGGGCGGGCGTCGCCGCCGTCACCGCGTGGCGCGCGCTGATCGATCACGCGGACCTCGAACCGGGCGAGAGCTGCCTCGTCCACGGCGGTTCCGGGGGTGTGGGCCACGCCGCAGTCCAACTGGCCGCCGCGACCGGCGCACACGTCGTCACGACCGCTGCGCCCGAGTACCACGACCGGCTCCATGAGCTCGGTGCGGACGCGGTGTTCGATTATTCGCGTGACGATCTCGCCGACGCCGTCCGCGAGGCGAGCACCGAGCGGGCCGGCGCTGCCGGCGAGGGTGTCGACGTGATCCTCGATCACCGCCTCGACGACTACCTCCAGTTCGACGCCGATGTGGCCGCGACGGGCGCGCGGGTGGTCGGGATCGGCGAACACGATCCCACGGTAGGGCTCGAAAACGACGGCGTCGCCCGGAGCAAGGACGTCAGCTACCAGTTCATGAGCATGTTCAACACGCCCGATCTCCGGGTGGGGCTCCGTCGTATCGCCTACCTCATGGCCGAGGACGATCTGACCGTCGACGTAGCGAGGGAGTACGATCTCGACGAGGCGGACGAGGCCCAACGCGCCGTGCTGGAGGATAGCTTCCTCGGCAAACTCGTGCTCGTTCCCTGA
- a CDS encoding glycerophosphodiester phosphodiesterase has product MRLIAHRGFANRHPENTLVAIEHAVPDADMIELDVRRCGSGELVVFHDETVDRVTDATGRVDELSAAVLADLDVLDTGTGVPMLAEAAGAIPRDTGIVIDCKEHGIATEAAAAASTVDNEVIVSSFDAPTLDALETDDPTVELAYLFGLRPDEDFDDALALDCSYIHPHWGHWLLTDAIDRAHDAGMKVNVWTIDSSVVARLLDRVGVDGVIADSSNVL; this is encoded by the coding sequence ATGCGGCTGATCGCCCACCGGGGCTTTGCGAACCGCCACCCCGAGAACACGCTCGTCGCGATCGAGCATGCGGTCCCGGATGCCGACATGATCGAACTCGATGTCCGGCGGTGTGGCTCGGGCGAACTCGTCGTGTTCCACGACGAGACCGTCGATCGGGTCACCGACGCTACCGGCCGGGTCGACGAACTCTCGGCGGCCGTGCTCGCCGATCTCGACGTGCTCGACACGGGGACCGGCGTGCCGATGCTCGCGGAGGCCGCCGGCGCGATCCCCCGAGACACCGGGATCGTGATCGACTGCAAGGAACACGGTATCGCCACCGAAGCGGCTGCGGCGGCCTCCACAGTCGACAACGAGGTGATCGTCTCCTCGTTCGACGCGCCGACGCTCGACGCGCTCGAAACCGACGACCCCACTGTGGAACTCGCCTATCTCTTCGGGCTCCGGCCCGACGAGGACTTCGACGACGCGCTCGCGCTCGACTGCTCGTACATCCACCCTCACTGGGGCCACTGGCTCCTGACCGACGCGATCGACCGCGCCCACGACGCGGGAATGAAGGTGAACGTCTGGACGATCGATAGCTCGGTCGTCGCCAGGCTTCTCGACCGTGTGGGCGTCGATGGCGTGATCGCCGACTCGTCCAACGTGCTCTGA
- the sucC gene encoding ADP-forming succinate--CoA ligase subunit beta — MRLHEYQAKEVFAEAGLPTPDAELAESTDEVLAAADSIGYPVAVKAQVHVGGRGKAGGIELVESDDEARAAADSILGMDLKGYTVERVLVEAAVDFVDELYVGVTMDRGEGKPVAMVSSEGGVNIEEVAEENPEAIAREHVDPAFGMHPYQARRAVYDAGVEDDVASDVAGVLSTLYDLWADSDAEDTEVNPVMVTSDREVVCADAVMNIDDDALFRHPDLAEMEEAAAEDDLEAKANEYGFDYVRLEGNVGIIGNGAGLVMTTLDLVDYYGGAPANFLDIGGGAKAERVANALDMVFSDENVDSVVFNIFGGITRGDEVAQGINDAIAQFDELPKPIVVRLAGTNAEEGMEILNTDALDVEETLEGAVQRAVEHAGGEGQ, encoded by the coding sequence ATGCGACTTCACGAATACCAGGCAAAGGAGGTCTTCGCCGAGGCCGGACTGCCGACCCCGGATGCGGAGTTGGCCGAGAGCACCGACGAGGTGCTCGCGGCGGCCGACTCGATCGGCTATCCCGTCGCAGTGAAGGCCCAGGTCCACGTCGGCGGCCGCGGCAAGGCCGGCGGCATCGAGCTCGTCGAGAGCGACGACGAGGCCCGCGCAGCCGCCGATTCGATCCTCGGGATGGATCTCAAGGGCTACACGGTCGAGCGCGTGCTGGTCGAGGCGGCAGTCGACTTCGTCGACGAGCTCTACGTCGGCGTGACGATGGACCGCGGCGAGGGCAAACCCGTCGCGATGGTCTCCTCCGAGGGCGGCGTGAACATCGAGGAAGTCGCCGAGGAGAACCCCGAAGCGATCGCGCGCGAGCACGTCGATCCCGCGTTCGGGATGCATCCTTACCAGGCCCGGCGCGCGGTGTACGACGCGGGTGTCGAGGATGACGTCGCGAGCGACGTTGCGGGCGTGCTCTCGACGCTGTACGACCTCTGGGCGGACAGCGACGCGGAGGACACCGAAGTGAACCCCGTGATGGTGACGAGCGATCGCGAGGTCGTCTGCGCGGACGCGGTCATGAACATCGACGACGACGCGCTCTTTCGCCACCCCGACCTCGCCGAGATGGAGGAGGCAGCCGCCGAGGACGATCTGGAGGCGAAGGCCAACGAGTACGGCTTCGACTACGTCCGCTTGGAGGGCAACGTCGGGATCATCGGTAACGGTGCAGGCCTCGTGATGACCACGCTCGACCTCGTGGATTATTATGGAGGAGCGCCCGCGAACTTCCTCGACATCGGCGGCGGCGCGAAGGCCGAACGTGTGGCGAACGCACTCGACATGGTCTTTTCCGACGAGAACGTCGACAGCGTGGTGTTCAACATTTTTGGAGGTATTACCCGCGGCGACGAGGTCGCCCAGGGGATCAACGACGCGATCGCACAGTTCGACGAACTCCCGAAACCGATCGTGGTGCGCCTGGCGGGCACCAACGCCGAGGAAGGCATGGAGATCCTGAACACCGACGCGCTCGACGTGGAGGAGACGCTCGAAGGCGCAGTCCAGCGAGCCGTCGAGCACGCCGGAGGTGAGGGTCAATGA
- the sucD gene encoding succinate--CoA ligase subunit alpha: MSVLVDDDTRVVVQGITGGEGEFHAGQMIEYGTNVVAGAVPGRGGEEVHGVPVYDTVSRAAEAENADASVVLVPPAFAADALFEALDSPVDLVVAITEGIPAQDMAKVYKRLSETDTHLIGPNCPGVITPGEAKLGILPGNIFSSGNVGLISRSGTLTYQVVDNLTDRGLGQTTAIGIGGDPIIGTDFVDALSLFEDDPATDAIVMCGEIGGSDEEEAAEYIDANMDTPVAGFIAGRTAPPGKRMGHAGAIVSGSGAGTAESKIEALSEAGVPVGDTPEEVADNVEELL, from the coding sequence ATGAGTGTGCTCGTCGACGACGATACCCGTGTTGTCGTCCAGGGGATCACCGGCGGCGAGGGCGAGTTCCACGCGGGCCAGATGATCGAGTACGGCACGAACGTGGTGGCCGGCGCAGTCCCCGGACGAGGCGGCGAAGAGGTCCACGGCGTGCCGGTGTACGACACGGTGAGTCGGGCCGCAGAGGCCGAGAACGCCGACGCCTCGGTGGTCCTCGTCCCGCCCGCGTTCGCGGCCGACGCCCTGTTCGAGGCGCTCGACTCGCCCGTCGACCTGGTCGTGGCGATCACCGAGGGCATTCCCGCCCAGGACATGGCGAAGGTGTACAAGCGCCTCTCCGAGACCGACACCCACCTCATCGGGCCGAACTGTCCGGGCGTCATCACGCCGGGCGAGGCGAAGCTCGGCATCCTGCCGGGGAACATCTTCTCGTCGGGCAACGTCGGCCTGATCTCGCGGTCGGGAACCCTGACCTACCAAGTGGTCGACAACCTCACCGACCGCGGGCTGGGCCAGACCACCGCCATCGGGATCGGCGGCGATCCCATCATCGGGACGGACTTCGTGGACGCCCTCTCGCTGTTCGAGGACGATCCAGCGACCGACGCGATCGTGATGTGCGGCGAGATCGGCGGCAGCGACGAGGAGGAGGCCGCCGAATACATCGACGCGAACATGGATACCCCCGTGGCGGGATTCATCGCGGGCCGGACCGCACCGCCCGGAAAGCGGATGGGCCACGCCGGAGCCATCGTGAGCGGGTCGGGAGCCGGCACCGCCGAGAGCAAGATCGAGGCGCTCAGCGAGGCCGGCGTGCCGGTCGGCGACACGCCCGAGGAAGTGGCCGACAACGTCGAAGAGTTGCTGTAA
- a CDS encoding MazG-like family protein, translating into MDEQQKVAEFVDEHDLDMSTEFRLLNLVEEIGEIAEDAIESAEYGDSPGEISVTADEFGDVLFTTLQMGNSAGIDASLEKYEERIEESGDPSS; encoded by the coding sequence ATGGACGAACAGCAGAAAGTCGCCGAGTTCGTGGACGAACACGATCTCGACATGAGTACCGAATTCCGACTCCTGAACCTGGTTGAGGAGATCGGCGAGATCGCCGAGGACGCCATCGAATCCGCCGAGTACGGCGATTCGCCAGGCGAGATATCCGTGACTGCCGACGAGTTCGGGGATGTCCTCTTCACGACCCTCCAGATGGGGAACTCGGCCGGTATCGACGCCAGCCTGGAAAAATACGAGGAGCGAATCGAGGAGTCGGGAGACCCCTCGTCGTAG
- a CDS encoding cob(I)yrinic acid a,c-diamide adenosyltransferase yields the protein MTIYTGRGDEGQTDLRTMDRVSKSSPRIEAYGTVDEVNATVGRVRPTGYDDVDDQLRAIQNHLHIVQADFANPDPAEDDPQMTAERTDRLEEWMDAYDDELDPLQSFILPGGGDAGARLHHARAVCRRAERRAVALASEEEINEAAVVYLNRLSDALFTLARVVNQRDGVAEEAPDY from the coding sequence ATGACGATCTACACGGGCCGGGGCGACGAGGGCCAAACCGATCTCCGGACGATGGATCGCGTCTCGAAGAGTAGTCCGAGAATCGAGGCCTATGGGACGGTGGACGAAGTGAATGCGACTGTCGGGCGGGTCCGCCCGACGGGCTACGACGACGTCGACGACCAGCTCCGCGCGATCCAGAACCACCTCCACATCGTTCAGGCGGACTTCGCGAACCCCGATCCGGCCGAGGACGACCCGCAGATGACCGCCGAGCGCACGGACCGTCTGGAGGAGTGGATGGACGCCTACGACGACGAACTCGACCCCCTCCAGTCGTTCATCCTCCCCGGCGGTGGCGACGCGGGTGCGCGCCTCCACCACGCCCGAGCGGTCTGTCGGCGGGCCGAGCGCCGCGCGGTCGCGCTCGCGAGTGAGGAGGAAATCAACGAGGCCGCGGTGGTCTACCTGAACCGGCTCTCGGACGCGCTGTTCACCCTCGCGCGCGTGGTGAACCAGCGCGACGGAGTGGCGGAGGAAGCGCCCGACTACTGA
- the thiC gene encoding phosphomethylpyrimidine synthase ThiC, giving the protein MARARTQLQSARGGTITPAMERVAERENRDPEFVREQVAAGEAVIPANHAHESLDPMIIGREFATKVNANIGNSKTTSDRTEELEKLHAAVHYGADTVMDLSTGEELDTIREANVEHSPVPIGTVPIYEAVKRAESPEEITRDLLLDVIEKQAEQGVDYMTIHAGVLMEHLPLTDGRVTGIVSRGGSILAQWMEENAMQNPLYTEFEAICEIFAEHDVTFSLGDGLRPGSLADASDEAQFAELDTLGELTRTAREHGVQVMVEGPGHVPMDQIRDNVERQQEVCDGAPFYVLGPLVTDVAPGYDHITSAIGATEAARAGAAMLCYVTPKEHLGLPDAEDVREGLAAYRIAAHAGDVANGLPGARDWDDALSEARYDFDWREQFDLALDPDHARDSHDQTLPGDNYKEARFCSMCGVEFCSMRIDQDARDADGEMDALDAGVDLDASPAAAVNLPPVGTHDTSAMPELPDLGDEEHGDGEPADD; this is encoded by the coding sequence ATGGCACGAGCCCGAACGCAGCTGCAGTCCGCCCGCGGGGGAACGATCACACCGGCGATGGAGCGGGTCGCCGAGCGCGAGAACCGCGATCCGGAGTTCGTCCGCGAGCAGGTCGCCGCGGGCGAGGCGGTGATCCCGGCGAACCACGCCCACGAGAGCCTCGATCCCATGATCATCGGCCGGGAGTTCGCCACGAAGGTCAACGCCAACATCGGCAACAGCAAGACCACGAGCGATCGGACCGAGGAGCTCGAAAAGCTCCACGCCGCCGTCCACTACGGCGCGGATACGGTGATGGACCTGAGCACCGGCGAGGAGCTCGACACGATCCGCGAGGCGAACGTCGAGCACTCGCCCGTGCCGATCGGCACGGTCCCGATCTACGAGGCGGTCAAGCGTGCGGAGAGTCCCGAGGAGATCACCCGCGACCTCCTGCTTGACGTGATCGAAAAGCAAGCCGAGCAGGGCGTCGACTACATGACGATCCACGCTGGTGTCCTGATGGAACACCTCCCGCTGACCGACGGCCGGGTGACGGGGATCGTCTCGCGCGGCGGCTCGATCCTCGCGCAGTGGATGGAGGAGAACGCGATGCAGAACCCCCTCTACACCGAGTTCGAGGCGATCTGTGAGATCTTCGCCGAACACGACGTCACGTTCAGCCTCGGCGACGGGCTTCGGCCAGGGAGTCTCGCGGACGCGAGCGACGAGGCCCAGTTCGCTGAACTGGATACGCTCGGCGAACTCACCCGGACCGCGCGCGAGCACGGCGTTCAGGTCATGGTCGAGGGGCCGGGTCACGTCCCGATGGACCAGATTCGGGACAACGTCGAGCGCCAGCAGGAGGTCTGTGACGGCGCACCGTTCTACGTGCTCGGGCCGCTCGTGACCGACGTCGCGCCGGGCTACGACCACATCACGAGCGCGATCGGGGCGACCGAGGCCGCCCGTGCGGGTGCGGCGATGCTCTGCTACGTCACGCCCAAGGAACACCTCGGGCTGCCCGACGCCGAAGACGTTCGGGAGGGGCTCGCGGCCTACCGGATCGCGGCCCACGCCGGCGACGTGGCGAACGGGCTGCCCGGCGCGCGCGACTGGGACGACGCGCTCTCGGAAGCGAGGTATGATTTCGACTGGCGCGAGCAGTTCGATCTCGCGCTCGATCCCGACCACGCCCGTGATTCACACGACCAGACCCTGCCGGGTGACAACTACAAGGAGGCGCGCTTCTGTTCGATGTGCGGCGTCGAGTTCTGCTCGATGCGGATCGACCAGGACGCCCGCGACGCCGACGGCGAGATGGACGCGCTCGATGCGGGCGTCGATCTCGACGCCTCGCCGGCCGCAGCGGTCAACCTCCCGCCGGTGGGCACCCACGACACCAGCGCGATGCCGGAGCTCCCGGACCTCGGCGACGAGGAACACGGTGACGGCGAACCGGCGGACGACTGA